From the genome of Triticum aestivum cultivar Chinese Spring chromosome 3B, IWGSC CS RefSeq v2.1, whole genome shotgun sequence, one region includes:
- the LOC123071476 gene encoding nucleobase-ascorbate transporter 12, with protein sequence MASSSGALPPPRRSRPGPWPPAPPPQPQPQPLSWAKRTGFQPRVSGESSATASAPNSGQAPLPRPPGAPADLESGPPARPNPALPPPPAAAATNAKQQQPQPPPQQRQQQQPPAAPPARTRRRDSEGGRPNGQPAAAPLPQLQEEEDVPERPAHVKYELRDSPGIFPVMIYGFQHYISMLGSIILVPLVMVPAMGGSADDTAAVVSTVLLVSGLTTLLHTLFGTRLPLVQGPSFVYLAPALAIINSPEFFGLNDNNFKHIMKHLQGAIIIGGVFQVLLGYTGLMSLFLRLINPIVVSPTVAAVGLSFFSYGFTKLGSCIEMGLLQLMMVIIFALYLRKIKLFGYRVFLIYAVPLGLGITWAVAFALTASGVYSYKGCDANIPASNNISAFCRKHVLKMKSCRVDTSHALRVSPWFRFPYPLQWGTPVFNWKMGLVMCLVSVIASVDSVGSYHASSLFVATRPPTAGIVSRGIGVEGISTVLAGLWGTGVGSATITENVHTIAVTKMGSRKAVGFGAIVLILLSLVGKVGAFIASIPDVMVAALLCFMWAMLCALGLSNLRYGATGSSRNSIVVGLALFLSLSVPSYFQQYGLLPNTNSSVPTYFQPYNVASHGPVDTGFGGVNYVLNTILSLNMVIAFLVAVILDNTVPGGCQERGLYVWSEAEEATREPSFLKDYALPFKIGRVFRWVKCMGL encoded by the exons ATGGCCTCCTCGTCCGgcgcgctgccgccgccccgccgctcgcgCCCCGGCCCCTggcccccggcgccgccgccgcagccgcagccgcagccccTCTCCTGGGCCAAGCGCACCGGCTTCCAGCCCCGCGTCTCCGGCGAGTCCAGCGCCACCGCCTCTGCTCCCAACTCCGGGCAGGCTCCGCTCCCCCGCCCGCCCGGCGCCCCCGCCGATCTGGAGTCCGGCCCACCGGCCCGGCCCAACCCCGCCCTGCCGccccctcccgccgccgcggcgaccaatgccaagcagcagcagccgcagccgccgccacagCAGCGACAGCAGCAACAACCGCCCGCAGCGCCTCCCGCGAGGACGCGCAGGAGGGATTCGGAGGGAGGAAGGCCAAATGGGCAACCGGCCGCGGCGCCGCTGCCGCAGCTGCAGGAGGAAGAGGATGTGCCGGAGCGGCCGGCGCACGTGAAGTACGAGCTCCGTGACTCTCCTGGAATAT TTCCAGTAATGATATACGGATTCCAGCATTACATCTCCATGCTCGGGTCGATCATCCTGGTCCCGCTCGTGATGGTTCCTGCAATGGGTGGCTCGGCC GATGACACGGCAGCGGTGGTGTCGACGGTGTTGCTAGTCTCAGGATTAACCACATTGTTGCACACATTGTTCGGAACGAGGCTGCCACTTGTGCAGGGGCCATCCTTTGTGTACCTTGCCCCCGCGCTTGCAATTATCAACTCCCCTGAATTCTTTGGGCTCAATGACAAT AACTTTAAACACATTATGAAGCACCTGCAGGGAGCTATCATAATAGGAGGTGTATTCCAAGTGCTGCTGGGATATACAGGCCTCATGTCACTATTTCTAAG GTTGATAAATCCAATTGTCGTCTCACCAACGGTCGCAGCTGTTGGACTTTCGTTTTTCAGTTATGGGTTCACTAAATTAGGGTCATGTATAGAGATGGGCCTCTTGCAATTAATGATGGTCATTATCTTTGCACTA TACCTTCGAAAAATAAAGTTATTTGGCTACCGGGTTTTTTTAATTTATGCG GTTCCTCTTGGTCTAGGAATCACATGGGCTGTTGCTTTCGCTCTGACAGCAAGTGGAGTTTACAGCTACAAAGGTTGCGATGCAAATATTCCTGCGTCAAACAATATATCAGCCTTTTGCCGGAAGCATGTATTGAAGATGAAATCTTGCCGTGTAGACACTTCACATGCCTTGAGAGTTTCTCCTTGGTTCAGATTTCCGTATCCGCTGCAATGGGGCACTCCAGTTTTCAATTGGAAAATGGGCCTTGTGATGTGTCTTGTATCAGTTATTGCATCAGTTGATTCT GTTGGTTCCTACCATGCGTCATCTTTGTTTGTGGCCACAAGACCACCAACAGCTGGAATTGTTAGCAGGGGTATAGGCGTTGAGGGTATCTCCACAGTCTTGGCTGGCCTGTGGGGAACAGGAGTTGGGTCAGCAACAATAACAGAAAATGTACATACGATCGCTGTGACTAAAATGGGTAGCCGCAAGGCAGTTGGATTTGGTGCTATTGTACTTATACTTCTCTCTCTTGTTG GAAAAGTTGGTGCTTTCATTGCTTCCATCCCTGATGTTATGGTTGCAGCTCTCCTTTGTTTCATGTGGGCCATGCTCTGTGCTCTTGGCTTGTCCAATCTTCGTTATGGTGCCACAGGAAGCTCGAGAAACAGTATTGTAGTTGGGCTAGCATTGTTTTTATCCCTATCAGTTCCTTCATACTTCCAACAGTATGGATTACTTCCGAACACAAATTCATCAGTTCCAACCTACTTTCAGCCATACAATGTTGCATCACATGGGCCTGTAGACACTGGATTTGGTGGG GTAAACTACGTCCTCAACACAATACTGTCACTCAATATGGTGATTGCATTTCTGGTTGCTGTCATACTAGACAACACTGTCCCTGGTGGCTGCCAAGAGCGGGGCTTGTATGTATGGTCAGAAGCAGAGGAGGCGACAAGAGAACCATCCTTCTTGAAAGACTATGCGCTTCCTTTCAAGATAGGGCGGGTGTTCAGGTGGGTCAAATGCATGGGCCTATAG
- the LOC123071477 gene encoding uncharacterized protein translates to MADPAAAATAPMTIDFLRARLLSERSVSRASKERADQLAARVAELEEQVRAVTAQRRQAEREAAEVLAVLESRGFCGSLSDELDAGSDADEEERDEPSDATATGGDPAPRSHNEQGQEQPPEKGEAEEGEDATSGTALQPGGLSWKGRCASPRRARQLKQRHRRSYVYFLASQSDPSPKYRMGQSCRKNKRKELSSVAAVVAESRKEQRDGPRCADDDGRTEFDGEVGGDDRRSSGDGGGQYVMRRDDGDGEMERVLEKQAELIEQYEAQEKAQTDWEKKFNDTRGSPSEGDVEADCQFQTKSGGEKLLVSRTHKNASEEMARTAAFSAQGSSSYSTATRRSQGDANSDGCSSHYTNSASSSGLGTIKAPSESSPSPSVSKVSDWSSSRFHDHADDNHGNIDVESVLQALQRARISLRQKLDRPLPPSQVTLALPAPGDEYRADLYDDDGNSSYRDEHVGSSPSRQEILALPAPEDYHGYHDRASANCWTDGGADTAPTEKPSPPQQEILALPAPGDDADVKIPVGSPGLFRLPTDSFPKEETLPAISNGHDAELGLIEVEAARHDTYRDDDGAGVLPKQLYDPPTSGRCSVPPGSGFLSGIPGLPEDLRKGGGLLGDADLFISNKWML, encoded by the exons ATGGCGGAccctgcggcggcggcgacggcaccgATGACCATCGACTTCCTCCGGGCGCGCCTGCTCTCCGAGCGCTCCGTCTCCCGCGCCTCCAAGGAGCGCGCCGACCAGCTCGCCGCCAGG GTTGCGGAGCTGGAGGAGCAGGTCCGGGCGGTGACGGCGCAGCGGCGGCAAGCCGAGCGGGAGGCCGCGGAGGTGCTGGCCGTCCTGGAGTCCCGGGGCTTCTGCGGCAGCCTCTCCGACGAGCTCGACGCGGGCTCCGATGCCGACGAGGAGGAGCGGGATGAGCCAAGCGACGCTACAGCCACCGGCGGCGACCCTGCGCCCCGCTCCCACAACGAGCAGGGACAGGAGCAGCCGCCGGAGAAGGGCGAAGCGGAGGAGGGGGAGGACGCGACGTCCGGGACGGCCCTGCAGCCCGGCGGGCTGTCGTGGAAAGGCCGGTGCGCGAGCCCGCGGAGGGCCAGGCAGCTCAAGCAGCGGCACCGCCGGAGCTACGTCTACTTCCTCGCCTCGCAGTCGGACCCCTCGCCCAAGTACCGGATGGGCCAGTCCTGCCGGAAGAACAAGCGCAAGGAGCTCAG TAGCGTTGCTGCGGTGGTCGCGGAGAGTCGGAAGGAACAGCGAGACGGACCGCGTTGCGCCGATGATGATGGCCGGACCGAGTTTGACGGCGAGGTGGGCGGAGACGACCGGCGGAGCTCGGGGGACGGTGGTGGTCAGTACGTGATGAGGCGCGACGATGGTGATGGGGAGATGGAGAGGGTGCTGGAGAAGCAGGCCGAGCTGATCGAGCAGTATGAGGCCCAGGAGAAGGCTCAGACGGACTGGGAGAAGAAATTCAACGACACGCGGGGCTCACCGAGCGAG GGTGACGTTGAGGCAGATTGCCAGTTCCAAACCAAATCAGGTGGTGAAAAGCTCCTCGTTTCCAGGACGCACAAGAACGCATCAGAAGAAATGGCGCGGACTGCTGCCTTCTCTGCACAAGGAAGCTCCAGCTACAGCACGGCCACAAGACGAAGCCAAGGGGACGCAAATTCAGACGGCTGCTCGAGCCACTACACCAACTCCGCGTCGTCGTCCGGGCTCGGCACCATCAAGGCGCCATCGGAGTCGAGCCCGAGCCCGTCGGTCAGCAAGGTCTCGGACTGGAGCTCGTCGCGCTTCCATGATCACGCCGACGACAATCACGGCAACATCGACGTGGAGAGCGTTCTCCAAGCCCTGCAGCGCGCCAGGATCTCCCTGAGGCAGAAGCTGGACAGGCCGCTCCCGCCCAGCCAGGTGACGCTGGCGCTCCCGGCGCCGGGTGATGAGTACCGTGCGGACCTCTACGACGACGACGGCAACAGCTCGTACAGGGATGAACACGTCGGGTCGAGCCCGTCTCGGCAGGAAATACTGGCCCTCCCAGCGCCAGAGGATTACCATGGTTACCATGACCGTGCAAGTGCAAACTGTTGGACCGATGGGGGCGCCGACACGGCACCCACGGAGAAACCGAGCCCACCTCAGCAGGAGATCCTGGCTCTCCCGGCCCCGGGCGACGATGCCGACGTGAAGATCCCTGTCGGCAGTCCGGGCCTGTTCCGGCTGCCGACAGACTCGTTCCCGAAGGAGGAGACGCTGCCAGCAATTAGTAACGGGCACGATGCAGAGCTCGGGCTGATTGAGGTTGAGGCTGCTCGACACGACACATACAGAGATGATGATGGTGCTGGGGTTTTACCGAAGCAGTTGTATGATCCTCCTACTTCTGGTAGGTGCAGCGTCCCACCGGGCTCGGGCTTCCTCTCTGGGATCCCAGGACTCCCGGAAGACCTGAGGAAGGGAGGAGGTCTTCTTGGAGACGCAGACCTGTTCATTTCCAACAAGTGGATGCTGTAA
- the LOC123071481 gene encoding protein BUD31 homolog 1, producing the protein MPKIKTSRVEYPEGWVLIEPTIRELDAKMREAENDTHDGKRKCEALWPIFRISHQRSRYIYDLFYKRKEISKELYEFCLDQGYADRNLIAKWKKPGYERLCCLRCIQTRDHNFATTCVCRVPKHLREEQVIECVHCGCKGCASGD; encoded by the exons ATGCCTAAGATAAAGACAAGCCGTGTCGAATACCCTGAAGGATGGGTGCTTATTGAACCCACAATCCGTGAGCTGGATGCCAAAATGAGAGAAG CTGAAAACGACACACATGACGGGAAGAGGAAGTGTGAAGCACTCTGGCCAATTTTCCGCATTTCTCATCAAAGAAGCCGTTACATTTATGATCTTTTCTATAAAAGGAAGGAGATATCAAAGGAGCTGTATGAGTTCTGCCTGGACCAGGGTTATGCAGACCGTAATCTGATTGCAAAGTGGAAAAAG CCGGGTTACGAGCGCCTCTGCTGCCTCCGCTGCATCCAGACCCGAGACCACAACTTTGCGACGACGTGCGTGTGCCGGGTCCCCAAGCATCTGAGGGAGGAGCAGGTGATCGAATGCGTCCACTGTGGCTGCAAGGGATGTGCCAGCGGCGATTAA